The sequence CAAACTCGGTCTGGCCCTTGGGAACCTTGGCAAACAGAGCCAGATTGACCTGCTGTCGGTGCGGCAAGGGATAGCAGACCAGGTGGTAATTCGGAGCGAAGAGCACCGAGACGCGGTCGAGGGCGATCTGGCTGGCTACCGAATCGAAGGGCAGCAGGGTGCGCCATGCGACGCGGTGCTGGTGTCGTGCCGGCGGGCCGCCGAGAATTTCGGTGCGTGTGCGGGAGTGGACGCCGTCGGCGCCGATAAAGGCATGCCCGCGGACCGTGCGCGACTGTCCACTGGCCTCATCGATGGAGACGGTGACCCCGCGCGCATGGGAGACGACGTCCCAGCCGCGGACTCCGAACAGGATGTCGATATTGGCGAAGCGCCGGCACGCCATATAGAGCGCGTCCGCGAGGTCGGCGCGGTGCATCACGGCGTAGGGGGCGCCGAAGCGCTGCCGCATGACGGCACCCAATTCGAGCGTCACCAGCGGGTTGGCGCGGCGCCATGGGTAGAGGTCGATGCCCGCGGGCTCCAGGCTACAGGCAGACAGTGCCTCGTCCAGGCCCAGATTGTTGAGGATTTTTCGTGCGTTAGGGCTGATCTGCAGGCCCGCGCCAAATTCCGAGATGCCCTCGTTGCGTTCCAGCACCACCACCGTGGCGCCGAACTTGGCAAGCGCCAGAGCCAGCGTCAGACCGGTGATTCCCGCGCCGGCGACATAGTAGGTGCGACCGCTGCCGGGCATGGCCCGCGCTTAGGCGGCGTCGGCGTGGAAAATGGCGGAGAGCGGGTTGGCGGTGCCGGCTGCCAGCTTGGAGTTAAACACGTAATGCGTTGAACAATAAGGGCAAACGATCTCGTTGTCCTTGCCCATGTCGAGGTAGATATGAGGGTGGTCGAAAGGCGGCAGGGCGCCGACGCACTGGAATTCCTTGGACCCGACTTCGATCTGGCGAAGCCCTTCGGTGTTGTGGAAATGGGGCGTGGTGCCGTGTGCCATGAGGAGAAAACCTGTTTGATTTGGCCGGACCATATGCCAAGCACGGGGTGAAGAAAAGGGTTCATGCCCCGGCAGCATGCCGCAGGAAATGCTGCTGCTCTTCTTGCAGATTTCTTGGCCTTTGCCTGCAAGCAACAGGATCTCGCTGTGCCCACATTCCAGTCCGACGGTTTGACCCTCGCTTTCGACGTGGCGGGGGACGGCAAACCGGTCCTGTGCATCCACGGATTTGCCTCGAGTGGAAAGGTGAACTGGATCGACACCGGTTGGGTCGAGACCCTGGTCGGGGCCGGGTACCGCGCGATCACACTCGACAACCGCGGGCATGGACGCTCGGACAAGCCTTATGACCCAGACCGGTATTATCCCCAGGACATGGCACGGGATGCCGTGGCGCTGCTCGATCATCTGGGAATCGAGCGGGCGGCCGTGCTCGGCTATTCGATGGGTGCGCGGATCAGCGCCTTCATGGCCTATGAGTACGAGCAGCGCGTCGCCTGCGCCATCTTCGGCGGCATGGGGATGAACCTGATCAATGGCCTGAGTGATGGCAATGACATCATTTCAGGCCTCCTGGCGCCCGACCTGGCGGGGCTGACTCATCCGACTGCGCGGCAGTTCCGGATTTTTGCCGACCACACGGGTGCCGATCGGCAAGCTCTGGCGGCCTGCATGGAAACCTCGCGCCAGCCCATGGCCAGGGCCGACGTGCGGCGGATCAATGTCCCGGTACTGGTTGCCGTGGGAGAAGCGGACGAGATGGCCGGTCCGCCGGGACCTTTGGCCGAGCTGCTGCCAGAAGGTGAAGCCTTTGTCATTCCCAAGCGCGACCATATGCGGGCTACGGGCGACAAGGCGTTCAAAACTGCGGCGCTGGAGTTCCTGAGCAGGACATTTCCTGAGTGAGCCGATTGTGAACCAAATCATGCGTCCGGGCTTTGTGTTGGAGCACGGAACGGCGTATATCGGTATTTCTCGATGGAACGGAGCCGACCCCATGCCTACCAGCGTCAGAAAATCGGCGGAGATCAAGTCGATGGACCCGGTATGGGAAGCCGTGCGCGCCGGCGCGCGGCAGATCGTGGCTGCAGAGCCTTCGCTGTCGAACATGGCTATTTCGGCGATTCTCAACCACGACACTTTTGAACAGGCACTGGCGCACCGCCTCGCCGCGCGCCTGGATCATGACGACGTTTCGGCGGACCTGATCCGCCAGGCCTTTGCCGAAACCCTGGTCGATGCGCCCGAGATCGGCGAATATGCGCGCGTGGATCTTGCCGCTACGCTGGAGCGCGATCCCGCCTGCCACCGGGCCGTCGAGCCCTTGTTGTTCTTCAAGGGTTACCAGGCGATCCAGACGCATCGGTTCGCCCATGCGCTGTTCAAGGCAGGACGCCGCGATTTCGCACTCTACCTGCAGAGCCGTTCGAGCCAGGTTTTCCAGGTCGACATCAACCCCGCCGTGCCCATGGGCAAGGGCATCATGCTCGACCATGGCACGGGCCTGGTCATCGGCGAGACGGCCACGGTGGGCGACAACGTCTCGATGCTGCAGAACGTGACGCTGGGCGGCACCGGCAAGTCTGACCAGGACCGCCATCCCAAGATCGGCAATGGCGTGCTGATCGGAGCGGGGGCGAAGGTCCTGGGCAATATCATTATCGGCGACTGCTCGCGCATCGGCGCCGGTTCGGTCGTGCTCAAGGAAGTTCCACCAAGGGTTACCGTTGCCGGCGTTCCGGCCAAAGTCATCGGGGCGGCCGGATGTGCACAGCCTGCGCTGGTAATGGATCAGATGGTGCTGGTGTATGACCATTCCGCGCCGGCCGAGGCCATTTCCAGCGCTTCGTGATCCGGCGGATTGTGCCATCCGGCAAGGTCGGAGCAAGGCTTGTCACCGCTAAAATGCCACCGTTCAGGGGTTGTAAGCGTTGCAACGGTGACTAGATTGCCGCCTCAACGCAAATCAGCAGGACACCGACAGTGAACCACCCTGAAATCATCAAGCTGCAGAAGTTCCTGCAAGTGAAGTTCAACAACAGGAACATCGACGTGCGGCCACGCGCCAAGCTCAACGATTCCGTCGAGGTGTTCATCGGCGATGAATCGATCGGGCTTATCCATGTGGATGATGAGGACGGGGACAAGTCCTACATCTTCAACATGTCGATCCTGGATATCGACCTAGACGAAGTCGGTTGAATGAATTGCCCCCGCGAAAGCGGGGGTTATTGTTTGGAGCCTGCGTTGAGCGATCACCAGGCGCCGATATGGCTCAGCCAGCGTTCCATTTCGGTGTCGAACTGGCGCCAGGACTGCAGCGCCTCGGCATCGAACGTGTAGATGGCTGCGATGCCGCTTGGCAGATAGACCGTGCGGACGCATTGGGCCTGGCCGCCGACGGAAACCGGGTCCACACATTTGGCGACGAACGGATCGGGCGACAGCGCGTCGTACCAGACGCTTTCGCCCGCATAGCCATTGGTTGAGAGCATCGGCTTGCCAACGAGCCCAGGCACGCCACTCAACGTCTGATCGGCAAACTGATGCAGATAGACGCCGTCGAGCAGCCGAGAACTGGCACGGGCGCGACTGCGTGGCAGCAGGGTGATGTCCATGGGCAGGGGCGTTTCCACACCCTCGGGCGCATAGAGGATGCGCAGGTCGATCTGGTTGGTGAAGCCATTGCGGATCTGCTCGCCATAGCGGAACCAGTGGGTGGGAATGGAAAGCTCCCGCCCCGAAATGGTCTGCGTGATCGGCTCGGAATCGTCCAGCGATGGGGCAGGGACCCGGCTGGTCCGTCCCAACTCGTCGATCAGGTAGGCGGCTCCCACCGCAAGCAACAACACCAGAACGGCAATACCGGCGAGGTTATAGGCCAGCGAGGACTGGCCGGCCTGGCGGGTGGCCGGAGCCGATTGCGAACTCATCTCCAGCATTAACCAGTTTACCCATGGGGACGTGACAGCGCATTGGGCCGGCAATATGCTTAATGAAGGGTTAACATTGACGCCTGGGCGTTGGCGGCGGGGACGGATCTGGATGACCAAGGAATTGCTGACGGCGGCGTTTTGTATTGCCACGGGCCTGTGCGTCGCCGGGGCCGGCACCCATCTCTACCAGTGGCTCGCCAAGCAGCAGGCCATGCTGCGTTATGACGGCAAGACCTTCGTCAATTCGCTGGGCAATCTTGCCATGAGTTTCATATGCGGCCCCTACATCATGCTGCAGATGGGCTGGCGGCAGGATGAGGGCGGCGCGCTCTCGACGACGTCAGCGCTGGTTTCAGCGGTCGTCGCCTTCAGCTGGGCGTTCATCACAGGCCTGCTGTTCCTGGGAATCTATGTGGTGACCCGTTTCTGAGCGACTTTGTCCGCGGTTACAAAACAATGAGGCCAGCTTCGGTTGCGAAGCTGGCCTCATTCATCAGACCCCTATCAGGGATAGGCTTTGGGCGGGGTCCGGAACTCTCGGAGAAGCGATACTGAGACGATGCTGGCCTGTAAACCGCGGGCCTCTGCGCTTCCGGTGCTCACGTACTTAAGTACGCTCCGCTCCGGTTCTCGAGGCCCGCCGTTTTCGGCTCAGCCTCGTCTCAGTCTCACTACTCCGTCGTGTCTCACTGGTGCTAGTTGATGGCGGCGGTGGCGGTGACGACGTCGCGCGTATCGATCATGTCGACCCACTGGCCGGCATTGGCCTGCGACTGGCGCTTGATGAACTTGTAGGGGGTCTGGCTCCACAGATCGACCGAGCCGACCTGGTTGTCGAGGACGAGGTCGCCGCGATCGGTCCGCACCATCAGGACGGCATGGCCTTCGCCATTGGCTTGCTTGACCACGGCCATCAGCAGCGTCGAGGCGGGCCAGCCGGCATTGATCAGTTCACGGCGCTTGGCCAGGGCATAGTCCTCGCAGTCGCCGAAACCGTTTGGATAGGTCCAGAATTCGGCGACCTGATAGAGGTCCTGGTCGGTAACCGGGGTCACGGCCAGGTTCACGCCGGCATTGATCGACAGCAGCTGCTGCCACAGGCCCTCGTTCAGCGACACGAATTCGACGGGGTGAGCATAGGCGCGGCATTCGTCCGGGCGGCTCTTGCAGAACTCGGCGTGGCCCACCGGGATGCTGGTCGTGCCACCGGCCGTCTGCACGAAGGCGACGTTGGTGGTGTCGAGTGCCTGGGTCGGACTGACGGTCGCGGCAAGCGCCATGATGGCGGCCATGAGCGCGGCTCCCAGTCCTTTCTTGTTGGCATGCATTTGTGTGATCTCCCTGATGGAGACCACGCTAAGGCGGGCGGCTTAGGCCGATCCGAAAACTACCACGCAGTTTTTATGCGTGTTTTATCGATCTGATTCCGGCAAAATTTACCATACGCGCCAGGGTCTTGGCGTCGCCGGCTCAGGAGTGGATTCCGGCGAGCACCTGGGCATAGAGAGCATCGTCCTGCCCCGCACCCTGACGGCATTGCTTGGAGCCGATATGGATGACGGCTACCTGGTCCAGGGCCGTCGAGGAATAGACGAAGGACTTTGTTTCCTCGGTTCCCGGTGACATATGCCAGTTCTGGTGGTGCGCAACGATGTTGTGGCCATCCTCGGCGACGGCCAGTGCCGTGACACAAACATAGTCGTCGTCGCGCGGATCGAGGTCGGTCAAAGTCTGTGTCAGGCTGAGTTCGCCCCTGGCCAGGTCAAGCTGGATGGACATGTCCACCCACTGATTGCGCTTCCAGTCCCACTTCTGGTGATAGGCCGGGCATTGCAACACGTCGCCCGTGGGAACGCAGTCGGCAACATGCACCTGCTGCCAGGCGTAGCCATCCCAATCGCCGCGGCCATCGGCGAAGGCGCCATGCGATGAGCCAAAGGAGAGCAGGGTGGCGGCCAAGGTGGCCAGGCTGGAAGCACGGAGCATTGCTGTCATGAAACCATCATAACGCCGTCGAAAGCGCAGGAGAATTCACAAGAGCGCGGGGCGGGCTTGCCCTGACTGCAATCAGTTCATGCGGAGATTTTGCTGGATGACCGTCAACATTTCCTGGGCCGAGGCAAATTCGACGGCGACCCCGTTCTGGAAATGGCGGACGACGCGCGCGCGCATGCGACCCAGGGTGACCGGGGTGCCCATGGCTGGACGCACATCGAGCTCCACGGCGGCGCCGGAGAGCGAGATATCGATGATTTTGCAGTTGTAGCGGCGGCCATCGTCGAGCACGACGGTGGAGTGCCGGATATCGGGCACGACGCGTTCGTGCCGGCGATCCTCGGGCAGGTTGAGGACGTCCTTATTGGCCAGCCAGGTCAGTTGCGCGGCCATCTTGTCGCGCTTGCGCGGCGAAGCGGAGATGTCCATGAGGAAACCGCCCTCGACAGAGGCCTGGACCGTGCCCTCGATGCGGCCGACGAGATCGACATAGGCGATGACTTTCTCGCCCGCCTCACCGGCAACCGGGGCAATGACCAGTGCGTCGCCGGGGGACATTTCGAGGATCTGGCACGGGAATTCGCGACGGTCGGCCAGCATATAGCGGCCGAGCACGGATACTTTCACGCGCTGGAACTTGTTCGGCTCGGCGCGCGTGCGCGACGGGGCGATGAACTGCGGTGAGTTGAGATCGTCGCTGAGCATTCGCCGGACCGTGGACGCTGATGGTTCCACGGCAAGCTAGCGCGTCTTGGTTAACGCAAGGTGTTCTGATCGGCGGCGTTGCGCAGCGGGATACTGCACAAATTGCGCTGCACGCGGTGGCAAATTGCTTACTGACGACCGCCGTCGATGACTGCCAGATGTGCGTAGCGGCGGGCGGTGCGGCCGTAGACAACGGCGGGCATGGCAACAGGGGCTGCAGCCCCGCCAAAACCTCCATCGTTGACCACGCTGGCCGAGACTTCGCGCACCGAATCCTGCATTGCCACGTCATCGGGCCAGATCAGGCGGAGGCCGGTAATGCGCTGCTCGAGGATGGGCTGTACGCCCAGCCAGTACGGCTCGTCCAGGGCCGTCATGGCGCCGAGCAGGCGGGTATGGGTCGAGCCGTTGTGGCGCAGCGGCATCAGGATG comes from Devosia oryziradicis and encodes:
- the cysE gene encoding serine O-acetyltransferase, with translation MPTSVRKSAEIKSMDPVWEAVRAGARQIVAAEPSLSNMAISAILNHDTFEQALAHRLAARLDHDDVSADLIRQAFAETLVDAPEIGEYARVDLAATLERDPACHRAVEPLLFFKGYQAIQTHRFAHALFKAGRRDFALYLQSRSSQVFQVDINPAVPMGKGIMLDHGTGLVIGETATVGDNVSMLQNVTLGGTGKSDQDRHPKIGNGVLIGAGAKVLGNIIIGDCSRIGAGSVVLKEVPPRVTVAGVPAKVIGAAGCAQPALVMDQMVLVYDHSAPAEAISSAS
- a CDS encoding alpha/beta fold hydrolase — translated: MAFACKQQDLAVPTFQSDGLTLAFDVAGDGKPVLCIHGFASSGKVNWIDTGWVETLVGAGYRAITLDNRGHGRSDKPYDPDRYYPQDMARDAVALLDHLGIERAAVLGYSMGARISAFMAYEYEQRVACAIFGGMGMNLINGLSDGNDIISGLLAPDLAGLTHPTARQFRIFADHTGADRQALAACMETSRQPMARADVRRINVPVLVAVGEADEMAGPPGPLAELLPEGEAFVIPKRDHMRATGDKAFKTAALEFLSRTFPE
- a CDS encoding zinc-finger domain-containing protein, whose amino-acid sequence is MAHGTTPHFHNTEGLRQIEVGSKEFQCVGALPPFDHPHIYLDMGKDNEIVCPYCSTHYVFNSKLAAGTANPLSAIFHADAA
- a CDS encoding DUF3126 family protein: MNHPEIIKLQKFLQVKFNNRNIDVRPRAKLNDSVEVFIGDESIGLIHVDDEDGDKSYIFNMSILDIDLDEVG
- a CDS encoding DUF6949 family protein; translation: MTKELLTAAFCIATGLCVAGAGTHLYQWLAKQQAMLRYDGKTFVNSLGNLAMSFICGPYIMLQMGWRQDEGGALSTTSALVSAVVAFSWAFITGLLFLGIYVVTRF
- a CDS encoding PilZ domain-containing protein; this encodes MLSDDLNSPQFIAPSRTRAEPNKFQRVKVSVLGRYMLADRREFPCQILEMSPGDALVIAPVAGEAGEKVIAYVDLVGRIEGTVQASVEGGFLMDISASPRKRDKMAAQLTWLANKDVLNLPEDRRHERVVPDIRHSTVVLDDGRRYNCKIIDISLSGAAVELDVRPAMGTPVTLGRMRARVVRHFQNGVAVEFASAQEMLTVIQQNLRMN
- a CDS encoding transglutaminase-like cysteine peptidase, with protein sequence MHANKKGLGAALMAAIMALAATVSPTQALDTTNVAFVQTAGGTTSIPVGHAEFCKSRPDECRAYAHPVEFVSLNEGLWQQLLSINAGVNLAVTPVTDQDLYQVAEFWTYPNGFGDCEDYALAKRRELINAGWPASTLLMAVVKQANGEGHAVLMVRTDRGDLVLDNQVGSVDLWSQTPYKFIKRQSQANAGQWVDMIDTRDVVTATAAIN
- a CDS encoding FAD-dependent monooxygenase codes for the protein MPGSGRTYYVAGAGITGLTLALALAKFGATVVVLERNEGISEFGAGLQISPNARKILNNLGLDEALSACSLEPAGIDLYPWRRANPLVTLELGAVMRQRFGAPYAVMHRADLADALYMACRRFANIDILFGVRGWDVVSHARGVTVSIDEASGQSRTVRGHAFIGADGVHSRTRTEILGGPPARHQHRVAWRTLLPFDSVASQIALDRVSVLFAPNYHLVCYPLPHRQQVNLALFAKVPKGQTEFGGTPALPNALRPYPRLDVLLAAAGDSWTAWPLSTVETKQWHAGNIGIAGDAAHAMVPFQAQGAAMGIEDAAALAPLLIAEANAETAFEKYELARRARVTRVARTSAGNGRIFHLPWPLSAARNTVIGLQGSRGHLRRLAWLYGHEIAGSDAH